A region of the Planctomycetaceae bacterium genome:
CACATCGACACCGTCAGAAAGCCCGCCGCTCAGCCGTTCATGCTGGACGAACCAGTCGGCGCCGCGCGACGATCTCAGCCCGGAGGATTCCGCATCCAGCGATGCTCCCTCCGCGTAGATTCCGTCGTCAAAACTAATCAGCGTCAGCGATTGGCGTGTCATGCGGGTCTCGCTGCCAGGCAGGCAAAAGCAGTCACAGGACGGCAGGTGTACGGTGCGACCCGCAGTGTGTCAAACGTCTGCTTTTCGAACCGGCTGTGGGTGGCAGGCAACGGGAGAATCCGCCAGCGACAGCAGTTCCGGAAGCCGTTCCCGAATCTGCAGTTCATGTTGCCGGCTGAGCGTCGGCAGCGGCGGAGCGACCTCAAAACCGCAGATCCTGCACAGGTGCATGGCGTATTTCAGCGCGGGAATCAGGTTCATTTCGCCATCCGGATCTCGGTACACGTCGCTGAATACGCGGTCGACGATTCCCTTCAGCCGCGAAACCTCCGCCGTGTCCTGACGCCGGGACGCGTTGAACAGTTCGACGTAGACATGCGGCAGCAGATTGGCTCCCCCGCAGACTCCGCCGTCAGCCCCCGCCGCGACGGCCTGAGGCACCAGTTCTTCCGGTCCCATGATGACCGAAAAGTCACCGCGACCGCCAAACCGCTGACACAACGTGCGAAAGTAGGTCAGGTCGCCGCTGCTGTCCTTGATCCCCAAGATGTTCGGATGCGACGCAAGCTGAGCAACGGAATCCGGTTCCAGATGAATTCCCACGCAACTCGGCATGTTGTACAGCATCAGCGGCAGAGCCGTTTCGTCCGCCAGTTTGCCGAACCAGTCGACAATCGACGCCTGGCTCACGCCAAAATAAAATGGAGCGGCTGCAACGATCGCGGAGGCCACACAACTGGCGGCGTGTTCCGCAAGATAGAGCGATTCGGCGAATGAACAGTCCGTGACGCCGACCAAAACAGGCACGCGTCCTTCGGCGACGCTGCACGCCCGCTCAACCATTTCGTATCGCATCGGATACGTCAGCGAAGGACCTTCGCCCGTAGTTCCCAGCACGAAAATTCCGCTGACGCCGCCGTCAACGACGTGGTCGATGACTCGATCCACCGCGTCGACGTCCAGCTTGTCGTACGACTTAATCGGCGTAACCAGCGGCGGGATGATTCCGGAAAAGGCGGTCATAGGAGATTCGTTGATTGGGAGATCGGAAAGCCACGCGAAATCGTCGCGTTCGTGGCGGATCGTATCAGTCTGCAGTATGTCCGAACACGCCTGCGATGCGCCGGCTATTTGCTTCGTTCGAACATTTTTCGCAAAACCCGGATGGAAGTCTGCCGCGAGCGGGGAAAAACGAGGCACTCAGGCTCGCGGCCGCATGAGTTGCGAAAGTGTCAGTGTCCGCCGCGGCCAGTTTCAATCATAACGTCCGCGACTCGGGACGCTGGAAGCCGTGTCGTGCGATGTTCACTTCGCGGCTATGTCCGCACAAGTTCTTCTCCGCCCGCCGTCAGCAATGCTCGAGCAACCGCACTGCCGATCGATTCCGGTTCGGCGGCGCTGCCGGTTTCTGTGGCTTCCAGACGATGTTCGCCGTTTGCACTCAGCAACACGGCCGTCAGCGTAAGTTCGTCACCGTCAAGTTCGGTCCATGCACCCAGCGGCGCGTGACAGCCGGCTCGCAGGTCCGCCAGCAGCGTCCGTTCGGCGGTCACGCATCGAGTAACAGAGACATTGCTGATGTTGTTCAGAATCGTCTGAGTCACCGTGTCGTCGGTTCGGCATTCAATTCCGATGGCACCCTGGCCGACAGCGGGAAACATCACGGGAGGCTCCAGCAGCAAACTGATGCGATCGGCCAGTCCCAGCCTCCGCAGTCCGGCTTCCGCCAGAACGATGGCGTCGAACTCACCGTCGTCGAGTTTTCGAATTCGTGTTTCCACGTTGCCGCGGATTTCTTCCGTCCACAAGTCACTGCGCCAGTGCAGCAACTGAGCCTGCCGGCGCGGGCTGCCGGTTCCGATGCGAGCCTTCGCCTTCAGTTCCGAAAGCCGGCTGATCGGACTCACATCCGAAGGCAGAATCAGCGCATCGCACCGCGGAGCTCGTCCGGGAACTGCCGCCAGCATCAGGCCATCAGCCGATTCCGTAGGCAGATCCTTCAGGCTGTGAACGGCGATCTCGCACTGCCGGTTCAGAACCGCCACCTGGACTTCGCGAGTGAACACGCCGGTGCCGCCGAATTGCCGCAACGGATCAGTCTGATTCGCATCACCTTCCGTGCGGATGTGGACGATGTCGACCGCGACATCCGCAGCCGCACTGCGAATGAGCGACGCGACATGTTCTGCCTGCCAGAGAGCCAGCCGGCTGGAGCGAGTGGCGATTCTGATTCTGTGCGTGGTCATCCGGGAACGATGTGAGCAAGAGGTGACGCGGGGTTTCGTACGGCTGTGGAAGTGCGGAGTCTTCAGTCTTCAGTCTTCAGTCGTCAGTCGTCAGTCGTCAGTCGTCAGTCGTCAGTCGGCCGACGGGAGGTGGTTCGGGAGATGGATGGCGTTGTGCAGTCAGACTTCCTGTTCGGCGGCCGCTTCCTTTCTTGCCAGCAGCAGCCGGTTGTAGGCGGCGATGGTCTCCTTGCGGCGAACCATCCCCAGCAGTCGTCCGGGTTCCTTCGGGTCGAGTACCGGGAGTTCGTCGATGTTTAGTGTCGTGAACTTGCTCAGCGCGACGTTCAGGTCGTCCGCTGGCGAGACGCTTAGAAAACGCGACACCATCACGTCGGAAGCGTCAGCCAGTTGCCAGATCGTTTCATCGTAAATGAACCGCCGAACATCGTCCGCCGAGAAGATGCCGACCATTCTTTCTTCGTCGTTGAGAACGGGAAAATAGTGCTGGTGAGTGCGGCTGACCAGCTTGACGATCTCAGACAAAGGCATGGCTTCC
Encoded here:
- a CDS encoding dihydrodipicolinate synthase family protein; the protein is MTAFSGIIPPLVTPIKSYDKLDVDAVDRVIDHVVDGGVSGIFVLGTTGEGPSLTYPMRYEMVERACSVAEGRVPVLVGVTDCSFAESLYLAEHAASCVASAIVAAAPFYFGVSQASIVDWFGKLADETALPLMLYNMPSCVGIHLEPDSVAQLASHPNILGIKDSSGDLTYFRTLCQRFGGRGDFSVIMGPEELVPQAVAAGADGGVCGGANLLPHVYVELFNASRRQDTAEVSRLKGIVDRVFSDVYRDPDGEMNLIPALKYAMHLCRICGFEVAPPLPTLSRQHELQIRERLPELLSLADSPVACHPQPVRKADV
- the hemC gene encoding hydroxymethylbilane synthase; the protein is MTTHRIRIATRSSRLALWQAEHVASLIRSAAADVAVDIVHIRTEGDANQTDPLRQFGGTGVFTREVQVAVLNRQCEIAVHSLKDLPTESADGLMLAAVPGRAPRCDALILPSDVSPISRLSELKAKARIGTGSPRRQAQLLHWRSDLWTEEIRGNVETRIRKLDDGEFDAIVLAEAGLRRLGLADRISLLLEPPVMFPAVGQGAIGIECRTDDTVTQTILNNISNVSVTRCVTAERTLLADLRAGCHAPLGAWTELDGDELTLTAVLLSANGEHRLEATETGSAAEPESIGSAVARALLTAGGEELVRT